From one Candidatus Zixiibacteriota bacterium genomic stretch:
- a CDS encoding HypC/HybG/HupF family hydrogenase formation chaperone, with product MCLAIPGKVVEITEENGVQMGRIDYAGTVNTACLAYVPEVKVGQYVIVHAGFALSVIDEQEAARTLALFDEMVQKAAEEGQDVFGMPLDEQGGDKE from the coding sequence ATGTGTTTGGCGATACCGGGGAAAGTAGTCGAAATAACCGAAGAAAACGGCGTGCAAATGGGGCGAATTGACTATGCCGGTACGGTCAATACCGCGTGCCTGGCGTATGTGCCGGAAGTGAAAGTGGGTCAGTATGTGATCGTGCATGCCGGTTTCGCGCTGAGTGTTATCGATGAGCAGGAAGCGGCCAGGACGCTGGCGCTTTTCGATGAGATGGTTCAGAAGGCCGCCGAAGAGGGTCAGGATGTTTTCGGTATGCCTCTTGATGAGCAGGGTGGGGATAAAGA